A single region of the Hylaeus volcanicus isolate JK05 chromosome 5, UHH_iyHylVolc1.0_haploid, whole genome shotgun sequence genome encodes:
- the LOC128876950 gene encoding protein phosphatase Slingshot isoform X3, with product MFYLLRPEETLKMAVKLESVHQGRTRYLVVVSCTGRQDAEESCLLGIDCHDRATVGLVLRVLADTAITLDGDGGFSVSVCGRQHIFKPVSVQAMWSALQTLHKVSSKAREQNYFLGGLSHDWVSYYEQRIESDRSCLNEWHAMDNLESRRPPSPDSVRTKPRERDETERVIRSTLKEIMMSVDLDEVTSKYIRGRLEEDLDMDLGEFKPFIDQEMLTILGQMDAPTEIFDHVYLGSEWNASNLEELQKNGVRHILNVTREIDNFFPGMFTYLNVRVYDDEKTDLLKHWDDTFKYITKAKKEGSKVLVHCKMGVSRSASVVIAYAMKAYNWDFSQALKHVKEKRNCIKPNNSFLIQLETYQGILDAMKNKEKLQRSKSDTNLKSPTSAKNQSKKEEKSDNGDSGLQITSGLELRKTNQRPKSWSPNVKIAENMLPSVPLSQSLESIDKTGSTEVTREDLLRSTNQKANMPQEARNVLMPCGNGQSYSVSQNQIVHLPSPSPDTPSVKNRVSKLETQGQRRKGLVLNLTNQFEAVSSKPSSPSSDSDNKPQPQSPVSITNENGLVQQTLEALSSVSAKQDVWTSGEKQGKKTESGNDSECLVWTASSDATCTNSCNNAKTNGEVSAESECVATMTMYPGTVGRKTKKDGDPFSTQVDRVFDREERQGEPVTRDSPSRQSSWSSYDSAVVLDNNSVHSSWATLPSRNSSWGSYDMRPTDLLGSSGLFPYDKEEIPWHPGTVKRTKQKLEENTSSGTVKRVCTQTSDAEDKERLPVEEESYNPVLLDYTASPTPRRRDSSPCQEHNLKVDTTRNSPSPVRGIDISSPSIRQIGRLSTSAPAPSSLSSDTDLPSSLRSCRSESETSSPSVVNTTQCPSVKHHKMVLENLSNKSIFNKRCLYMGDSLEAECPRNTSGIVKNLKKEFEAKSSKPEKSPENSFENESSMVSRPKRDVKIRSLPSSPVIPHNESKIQAPSETKDETLTSSQENTEDWSVRVLVGKYEVKPDPRKSSDIQLRVHKDKEWGDSIESPALAKSKITPEYSRRSAPIMIDDRSSPLFAEAPEAPGRPPVPSAGVVAATKKQQQHGRTHPLARLQVRPRHSSPVYNTM from the exons AGGTTTCAGCGTCAGTGTTTGCGGTCGACAGCACATCTTCAAGCCAGTATCGGTGCAAGCAATGTG GTCGGCCTTGCAGACGCTGCACAAGGTGTCGAGTAAGGCGCGCGAGCAAAACTACTTCCTTGGTGGTCTGTCACATGACTGGGTCAGTTACTATGAACAACGAATCGAAAGCGATCGTTCATGCCTCAACGAGTGGCATGCTATGGACAACCTGGAATCCCGAAGACCACCGTCGCCGGACAGCGTGCGCACCAA GCCCAGAGAAAGGGACGAGACCGAGCGCGTGATCCGGTCAACGTTGAAGGAGATCATGATGTCCGTGGATCTCGACGAAGTGACCTCGAAGTATATTCGAGGTCGCCTCGAGGAAGACCTCGACATGGATCTCGGGGAGTTTAAGCCATTCATTGATCAGGAGATGCTCACCATTCTAGGTCAAATGGACGCGCCGACTGAAATATTTGATCACGTTTACCTAGGAAGCGAATGGAACGCGAGCAACTTGGAGGAGCTTCAAAAGAATGG GGTTAGGCATATCCTGAACGTTACTCGGGAAATCGACAACTTCTTTCCTGGGATGTTCACGTATTTGAACGTACGTGTCTACGACGACGAGAAGACGGACCTGCTGAAGCACTGGGACGACACGTTCAAATACATCACCAAGGCGAAGAAAGAAGGTTCCAAGGTACTGGTGCACTGTAAGATGGGAGTGTCCAGATCTGCCTCGGTGGTGATCGCGTACGCGATGAAGGCGTACAATTGGGACTTCTCTCAGGCCTTGAAACACGTGAAAGAGAAACGGAACTGTATCAAGCCTAACAACAGCTTCTTGATACAGCTGGAGACTTATCAGGGCATTCTGGATGCCATGAAGAACAAGGAGAAACTTCAAAGGTCCAAATCCGACACTAATTTAAAGTCTCCTACTTCGGCCAAGAATCAGTCCAAGAAGGAAGAGAAGTCCGACAACGGAGACAGCGGGTTGCAAATTACGTCGGGGTTGGAGTTGAGAAAGACTAACCAGAGGCCGAAGAGTTGGTCGCCGAACGTGAAAATCGCTGAAAACATGTTGCCTTCTG TTCCCCTTTCGCAGTCTCTCGAAAGCATCGACAAAACAGGAAGCACGGAAGTGACCAGGGAAGACCTTCTTCGCTCAACGAACCAGAAGGCCAACATGCCTCAGGAGGCTCGAAACGTGTTGATGCCTTGCGGCAACGGTCAGTCGTACAGCGTTTCGCAGAACCAAATCGTTCATTTACCTAGTCCATCTCCGGACACGCCGAGCGTCAAGAATAGAGTGAGCAAATTAGAAACGCAGGGCCAAAGAAGGAAGGGTTTGGTACTGAACCTGACGAACCAATTCGAGGCAGTGAGTAGCAAACCGTCGTCCCCCAGCTCGGACTCCGACAATAAACCGCAGCCGCAGAGCCCAGTTTCCATTACGAACGAGAACGGACTTGTACAGCAAACGTTGGAGGCCTTATCGAGCGTGTCCGCGAAACAAGATGTTTGGACGTCCGGCGAGAAACAAGGGAAGAAAACGGAAAGCGGTAACGATAGTGAATGTCTAGTCTGGACTGCATCGTCCGATGCAACGTGTACCAATTCGTGTAATAACGCTAAGACTAACGGTGAAGTGAGTGCGGAGAGTGAATGTGTCGCGACGATGACGATGTATCCGGGCACCGTGGGCCGAAAAACAAAGAAGGACGGAGACCCGTTCAGCACCCAGGTGGACAGAGTGTTCGACCGCGAGGAGAGGCAAGGGGAGCCGGTTACGAGAGACTCTCCGAGCCGGCAGAGTTCTTGGAGCAGTTACGACAGCGCTGTGGTTCTAGACAATAATTCCGTGCACAGTTCGTGGGCTACGCTACCGTCGAGAAACAGTTCCTGGGGCTCGTACGACATGCGCCCGACGGACCTGCTCGGCTCCAGCGGTTTGTTTCCTTACGACAAGGAAGAGATACCGTGGCATCCGGGCACGGTGAAACGCACCAAACAGAAGCTGGAAGAGAACACATCTTCCGGTACCGTTAAACGCGTATGCACGCAAACTTCCGACGCTGAGGACAAGGAAAGGCTACCCGTCGAAGAAGAATCGTACAACCCGGTACTCCTCGATTACACGGCGTCCCCGACACCGCGAAGAAGGGACTCTTCGCCTTGTCAAGAGCACAACTTAAAAGTGGACACCACCAGAAACTCTCCGAGTCCCGTTAGAGGAATCGACATCTCGTCCCCGTCGATTCGTCAGATCGGAAGGCTGTCCACGAGCGCCCCGGCTCCGTCTTCTCTGTCCTCGGACACGGATCTCCCGTCGTCGTTGAGGTCCTGCAGATCGGAGAGCGAAACCTCGAGCCCCTCCGTAGTCAACACCACTCAGTGTCCTTCCGTGAAACACCACAAAATGGTCCTGGAAAATCTAAGCAACAAATCGATATTCAACAAACGCTGTCTGTACATGGGCGATTCTTTGGAAGCCGAGTGTCCGCGAAATACATCCGGCATCGTGAAGAATCTCAAGAAGGAATTCGAGGCGAAATCGAGCAAGCCGGAGAAAAGTCCGGAGAACAGTTTCGAGAACGAATCGTCGATGGTTAGTCGGCCAAAGAGGGATGTAAAGATCAGGAGTTTGCCCTCGTCGCCGGTGATTCCTCACAACGAATCGAAGATACAGGCCCCGTCCGAAACCAAAGATGAAACATTGACGTCCTCGCAGGAGAACACGGAAGACTGGTCGGTCAGGGTTTTGGTGGGCAAGTACGAGGTAAAACCTGATCCGAGGAAATCGTCGGACATTCAGCTGCGCGTGCACAAAGACAAAGAATGGGGGGACTCGATAGAGTCACCGGCTTTGGCGAAATCGAAAATCACTCCCGAATACAGCAGAAGGTCCGCGCCGATCATGATCGACGATCGTTCGTCCCCTCTGTTCGCCGAGGCACCCGAAGCGCCTGGCAGGCCACCAGTCCCCTCGGCCGGAGTCGTGGCAGCTACCAAGAAGCAACAACAGCACGGCAGAACCCATCCTCTCGCCAGGCTGCAGGTCAGGCCTAGGCATAGCAGTCCGGTTTACAACACCATGTAA
- the LOC128876950 gene encoding protein phosphatase Slingshot isoform X4, producing MDNLESRRPPSPDSVRTKPRERDETERVIRSTLKEIMMSVDLDEVTSKYIRGRLEEDLDMDLGEFKPFIDQEMLTILGQMDAPTEIFDHVYLGSEWNASNLEELQKNGVRHILNVTREIDNFFPGMFTYLNVRVYDDEKTDLLKHWDDTFKYITKAKKEGSKVLVHCKMGVSRSASVVIAYAMKAYNWDFSQALKHVKEKRNCIKPNNSFLIQLETYQGILDAMKNKEKLQRSKSDTNLKSPTSAKNQSKKEEKSDNGDSGLQITSGLELRKTNQRPKSWSPNVKIAENMLPSVPLSQSLESIDKTGSTEVTREDLLRSTNQKANMPQEARNVLMPCGNGQSYSVSQNQIVHLPSPSPDTPSVKNRVSKLETQGQRRKGLVLNLTNQFEAVSSKPSSPSSDSDNKPQPQSPVSITNENGLVQQTLEALSSVSAKQDVWTSGEKQGKKTESGNDSECLVWTASSDATCTNSCNNAKTNGEVSAESECVATMTMYPGTVGRKTKKDGDPFSTQVDRVFDREERQGEPVTRDSPSRQSSWSSYDSAVVLDNNSVHSSWATLPSRNSSWGSYDMRPTDLLGSSGLFPYDKEEIPWHPGTVKRTKQKLEENTSSGTVKRVCTQTSDAEDKERLPVEEESYNPVLLDYTASPTPRRRDSSPCQEHNLKVDTTRNSPSPVRGIDISSPSIRQIGRLSTSAPAPSSLSSDTDLPSSLRSCRSESETSSPSVVNTTQCPSVKHHKMVLENLSNKSIFNKRCLYMGDSLEAECPRNTSGIVKNLKKEFEAKSSKPEKSPENSFENESSMVSRPKRDVKIRSLPSSPVIPHNESKIQAPSETKDETLTSSQENTEDWSVRVLVGKYEVKPDPRKSSDIQLRVHKDKEWGDSIESPALAKSKITPEYSRRSAPIMIDDRSSPLFAEAPEAPGRPPVPSAGVVAATKKQQQHGRTHPLARLQVRPRHSSPVYNTM from the exons ATGGACAACCTGGAATCCCGAAGACCACCGTCGCCGGACAGCGTGCGCACCAA GCCCAGAGAAAGGGACGAGACCGAGCGCGTGATCCGGTCAACGTTGAAGGAGATCATGATGTCCGTGGATCTCGACGAAGTGACCTCGAAGTATATTCGAGGTCGCCTCGAGGAAGACCTCGACATGGATCTCGGGGAGTTTAAGCCATTCATTGATCAGGAGATGCTCACCATTCTAGGTCAAATGGACGCGCCGACTGAAATATTTGATCACGTTTACCTAGGAAGCGAATGGAACGCGAGCAACTTGGAGGAGCTTCAAAAGAATGG GGTTAGGCATATCCTGAACGTTACTCGGGAAATCGACAACTTCTTTCCTGGGATGTTCACGTATTTGAACGTACGTGTCTACGACGACGAGAAGACGGACCTGCTGAAGCACTGGGACGACACGTTCAAATACATCACCAAGGCGAAGAAAGAAGGTTCCAAGGTACTGGTGCACTGTAAGATGGGAGTGTCCAGATCTGCCTCGGTGGTGATCGCGTACGCGATGAAGGCGTACAATTGGGACTTCTCTCAGGCCTTGAAACACGTGAAAGAGAAACGGAACTGTATCAAGCCTAACAACAGCTTCTTGATACAGCTGGAGACTTATCAGGGCATTCTGGATGCCATGAAGAACAAGGAGAAACTTCAAAGGTCCAAATCCGACACTAATTTAAAGTCTCCTACTTCGGCCAAGAATCAGTCCAAGAAGGAAGAGAAGTCCGACAACGGAGACAGCGGGTTGCAAATTACGTCGGGGTTGGAGTTGAGAAAGACTAACCAGAGGCCGAAGAGTTGGTCGCCGAACGTGAAAATCGCTGAAAACATGTTGCCTTCTG TTCCCCTTTCGCAGTCTCTCGAAAGCATCGACAAAACAGGAAGCACGGAAGTGACCAGGGAAGACCTTCTTCGCTCAACGAACCAGAAGGCCAACATGCCTCAGGAGGCTCGAAACGTGTTGATGCCTTGCGGCAACGGTCAGTCGTACAGCGTTTCGCAGAACCAAATCGTTCATTTACCTAGTCCATCTCCGGACACGCCGAGCGTCAAGAATAGAGTGAGCAAATTAGAAACGCAGGGCCAAAGAAGGAAGGGTTTGGTACTGAACCTGACGAACCAATTCGAGGCAGTGAGTAGCAAACCGTCGTCCCCCAGCTCGGACTCCGACAATAAACCGCAGCCGCAGAGCCCAGTTTCCATTACGAACGAGAACGGACTTGTACAGCAAACGTTGGAGGCCTTATCGAGCGTGTCCGCGAAACAAGATGTTTGGACGTCCGGCGAGAAACAAGGGAAGAAAACGGAAAGCGGTAACGATAGTGAATGTCTAGTCTGGACTGCATCGTCCGATGCAACGTGTACCAATTCGTGTAATAACGCTAAGACTAACGGTGAAGTGAGTGCGGAGAGTGAATGTGTCGCGACGATGACGATGTATCCGGGCACCGTGGGCCGAAAAACAAAGAAGGACGGAGACCCGTTCAGCACCCAGGTGGACAGAGTGTTCGACCGCGAGGAGAGGCAAGGGGAGCCGGTTACGAGAGACTCTCCGAGCCGGCAGAGTTCTTGGAGCAGTTACGACAGCGCTGTGGTTCTAGACAATAATTCCGTGCACAGTTCGTGGGCTACGCTACCGTCGAGAAACAGTTCCTGGGGCTCGTACGACATGCGCCCGACGGACCTGCTCGGCTCCAGCGGTTTGTTTCCTTACGACAAGGAAGAGATACCGTGGCATCCGGGCACGGTGAAACGCACCAAACAGAAGCTGGAAGAGAACACATCTTCCGGTACCGTTAAACGCGTATGCACGCAAACTTCCGACGCTGAGGACAAGGAAAGGCTACCCGTCGAAGAAGAATCGTACAACCCGGTACTCCTCGATTACACGGCGTCCCCGACACCGCGAAGAAGGGACTCTTCGCCTTGTCAAGAGCACAACTTAAAAGTGGACACCACCAGAAACTCTCCGAGTCCCGTTAGAGGAATCGACATCTCGTCCCCGTCGATTCGTCAGATCGGAAGGCTGTCCACGAGCGCCCCGGCTCCGTCTTCTCTGTCCTCGGACACGGATCTCCCGTCGTCGTTGAGGTCCTGCAGATCGGAGAGCGAAACCTCGAGCCCCTCCGTAGTCAACACCACTCAGTGTCCTTCCGTGAAACACCACAAAATGGTCCTGGAAAATCTAAGCAACAAATCGATATTCAACAAACGCTGTCTGTACATGGGCGATTCTTTGGAAGCCGAGTGTCCGCGAAATACATCCGGCATCGTGAAGAATCTCAAGAAGGAATTCGAGGCGAAATCGAGCAAGCCGGAGAAAAGTCCGGAGAACAGTTTCGAGAACGAATCGTCGATGGTTAGTCGGCCAAAGAGGGATGTAAAGATCAGGAGTTTGCCCTCGTCGCCGGTGATTCCTCACAACGAATCGAAGATACAGGCCCCGTCCGAAACCAAAGATGAAACATTGACGTCCTCGCAGGAGAACACGGAAGACTGGTCGGTCAGGGTTTTGGTGGGCAAGTACGAGGTAAAACCTGATCCGAGGAAATCGTCGGACATTCAGCTGCGCGTGCACAAAGACAAAGAATGGGGGGACTCGATAGAGTCACCGGCTTTGGCGAAATCGAAAATCACTCCCGAATACAGCAGAAGGTCCGCGCCGATCATGATCGACGATCGTTCGTCCCCTCTGTTCGCCGAGGCACCCGAAGCGCCTGGCAGGCCACCAGTCCCCTCGGCCGGAGTCGTGGCAGCTACCAAGAAGCAACAACAGCACGGCAGAACCCATCCTCTCGCCAGGCTGCAGGTCAGGCCTAGGCATAGCAGTCCGGTTTACAACACCATGTAA